The genomic DNA AAATTGATGTATATGCAGTGCAGTTGCCTGGCCGTGAAAACCGTAAGGATGAAGCCAACCTGACCGCTTTCTTCGATGTGATTGATGCCATTGAGGCGCAAATTTTGCCGCTATTGGATAAGCCGTTCGCTTTCTACGGACATAGCTTCGGAGGTATTATTGCCTACGAATTGCAGCACCGTCTGCGGGAGCGTCATGGTTTGAAACCTCAGCACTTCTTTGTGTCGGGAACCATCTCTGCTCACCTGACGCCTACCTGGAGAAATGAGCGTGACACCATCCATCAGACTGCCGATGAAACCAACTCGGAAGCTAAACTGATGGGCTTGATGTCCTATATTGACGATGAGAATTTCGTGCGCCAGATCCTGCCGATCATGCGTAAGGATATGGAGCTGATCATGGGTTATGACTATCAGGACAAACAGAACTTCGAGTGGCCGATTACCGCTTTTGCGGCAGAGGAAGACGAAGTCGTGATGCCTGAAGAAATGCGCCCTTGGGCCAACCATACCGATGGTGATTTTGAGCTGAATGTACTCCACGGTGACCACTGGTTCTTGTCAAGAAACAAGGACTTCATCATGGGCAAAGTACACAATGCCCTGATCAAGGAATTGGTGTAACAGTTATTAATTTTTGAACCAATAAATGAAACCGACGGCTTTGCTGTCGGTTTCTGTTTTTGAAGATGAATCAAATTCAGCAACTACAATTAAGTAACCAGCAGGGACGTGTGGAAGCGACAGCCTATTGTCTTCGGGGCGCACTGTCAGACCAGCCAAAGGAGGATGATTATCTCAGTTCGGAAGAACACGCAATAGCTCAGCAATTGCCTGCAAACCGACAGGCCACTTTCCGGCTCGGAAGGTTTTTGCTCAAAACCATCGCCACACGCATTTTCAATATTCCCATGGCGGAAGTAACCATCAGCAAGGGCACCTTCGAACAGCCTATTTTAAAGCATCCCGAGCTGCTGGATTATTCCTGCTCCATCACCCATTCTGCAGATCAGGTTATGGTCTTGCTATTTCCCCGAAGCCACCCCATGGCGGTAGATATGGAATATATTTCCCAGCCCGAGGAGCGCATTCAGGCCATTGAAACACAACTTACCTATCAGGAAAAACAGCAATGCTGCCTATTGAATATTCCCCATAGCCACCTGTTGTTATGGTCAGCAAAAGAAGCCCTTTCCAAATGTCTGGGCACAGGCCTGATGGTGCCTTTTACCCTGCTCGAAACCGTACAACTGGCGCAGAAAAACGAGCAGACGACAATGGAATTCAAGAATTTTGGTCAGTATCGGGCCATCAGCCTACAGGGGCAGGAATACCTGATCACGATTTGCTATCCGGCGAATCATCGCCTCCATGGCTGGGCAAACTGAAGGGCGTAGCTTCAATCGGCAATGCAGCCAATTTTTAGTCTTGTTCTGCTTCCATCGTTACAAAAGGAATGAGCCCTTGCTGTTCAGCAGGCTGATCGTTGAGGGCCGCTAAAAAAGCGATTAAGGCGTCTTTTTCATTTTGACTCAGGTGTAATGAATCTGCAGGCAGGGTTTGATGTGGAATGTTGAGCCCCAAACCTGCGCCACCGCCTGCATCATAAAATTCAAGGACTTTTTCCAAACTGCTGAAGGCGCCATTATGCATATAGGGGGCCGTCAGTGCACTGTTGCGAACCGTTGGGGTTTTAAAGGCAAACAGGTGGAGGTCGGCCTGATAGAGGTGGTACTTTCCAGCATCAGGGTCGAGGGTGGGTTCCCTGAAATTTTCAGTAGCCGTAATGCCCAGCACCTCGGTTTCTGTTTCCGTAAAATGGGGCGGCACGGTTCCGTTAAATAGGGGGAAGAAATGGCAGGTGCCGCATTGGGCCTTGCCCATGAAAAGGTCGAAGCCGTGTGCAACCTGTGGATTATCGGGGAGCTTGCTGAAAAGCATTTGGTCGAAAGCACTTTGACCTACGGGAATGGAACGAATATAGTCTGCCAAAGCCGTTTGGATTTGCAAGGGGGAAATTGAAGGGGTGGGGCCGAATGCCTCTTCAAAATATTTTTGATAACTGGCTTGGGTGTTGAGCTTCTCGGAAACCATGGCGAGTGAACTGTTCATCTCTTCTGGATTGCTGATCACCTGGCGGATTTGGTCTTCAAGTTTGCCTGCTCGGCCATCCCAAAACTGTAAGGACTGAAAGGCGGCGTAGTTCAGTGAAGGGGTATTTCGGGGCAATGGTTTTTGTTGACCGATGGCGAGATCTCTCGCCTTTGTGCTGGCAAATGCATGGTTGGTTTGATGGCAGCTGGCGCAACTTCTTTGTCCGTTGCCTGAAAGCTGTGGGTCAAAGAAGAGCTGCTCCCCAAGCTCGGCACTTGCCGGGATTTTCCTTTTCAAAGGATGAAGCGAAAAGTAGTGCGGGTTGAATTGCTGAAGTTTGAAAAGGCTTTGTTCCCATGGTGGCATCATTTGATTAAATGACAATGCTTTGACTTGGTTGGTTTTGCGCAGGTTATTTAGCGAACGCTCCAAAGGGATGAAATATTTTTTGATCAGGTGGTAGGAACTGTAGCCGTCAATACGCAGGGCTCTTTGCAGTGCATTGATGTAGTAGATGGTAGTGCTCTGTAAGTGAAAGTGATGGAGGTACGGCTTAACGCCTTCGAGGCTGGCGATCATTTCCTGATGGCTGTGCTTGGCCACAGGGCTGTCGAAATTACTCAGGCCAAGGGCGGTATAAGTGAGGATTTGCTCTCGAAAAGCCTGAAAAAAATGTGCTTCGGTAAATTGAATGTACTTTGCCTGACGGCACAGGCCTTGGGCGTAACTGTACAGCTCGTTTATTTTTTCCCGGACGATACTGCTGTCGGCAGGATGAAAAGGAAACAGGTATTCCTCGACGACCTGAAAGCCAGTGGGGTGTAAGGTTTTTCGGTTGGCATCATGCTCATCCACTTTGGGTAGCACAGGGCCATTGACTTTTTTTACCGCCTCGGGCAGATAATAATTGGGCCAAAGTTCAAAAGATTTGAAAGCGAGGCGTGCTTCAAAAAAGCGGGATTGCAGGCTGTCTTGTTGCATGGGGCTTTGTTGCAGCGCATGAACTTTGTTCAGAAAATGGTCGGCTTGCTGTTGGTTGATCGTCGCCATCTCGGGGAGAGTCTGGCAGGCCATTACAGGTAGCAGAAGGAGAAAGAATAACTTTTTCATGGGCATAAAGAGCAAGCGACTATTGCAGTTGGGGTTGCCTCAGCAATTTTTGTTTGCTGCAATGGTCTTTGAGAAAATAATTTGTCGTAGCGCGTGTTTTAAATCACTTCTGCAATACGCCAAGTTTCCGTTGCGAATTTCAAGTTTAAACACACGGTTAATGGCGGCCTGAAGCGATCGCCTTTGGTGGAACAAGGCGTGAAAAGGAGCCTCCAAAAGCTGGAAACTCCTTAAACAACAGGATAGAAATGGGGGCTATTGAGGTAATCCTTTGAGGATCAGTATTTGACTTCCTTGCATTTCATTTGGCCTTCCCGAACCACCGTCAACACCTTTAAATCTTTCTTCCTTCCAGGTGTGTGGCTGAATGGCCAAAAGGAAAACATCATCGATTCCGATTTGATCGGAAATAGAGATCATGCCACCATACTCCCAGGCACCAAAGGCCGAGGAGGGCCCATTGAACCAGTTGGCATCGGTTTTATCGGCATCGTTACGACCATGATCCAGCTCAAATGCAATTTTCAGCTCTTTGGTGGTCAGGTTGTACTGATAAATGTAGGCGTCATGGGTTTCATTGCCATATTTGTTGGGATCTTCCTGCACATAAAGGAAGTTGGTGCCGACGCAAATATTGTCGGGGTTTTGAAAAGTGCCCGCATTACTGTCTCTGTCGTCACCATCCAAAATCACTTCCAATGTACCTTCAAGCGGGTTGTCTTCTGAGAGCATCAGTTTGTAAACGCGACCATAAACCGAACGGCTGTTGTCGCTGTTGTCTCCTCCATTTCCCTGCCCCGTAACGTTGAAATAAATTTCTTTACCATTGCCTTTGTTGTAGTCAATATCTTCTACTCTTCCGAAAGGAATGGCTTTGAGGTCGGTGGAAGCTTGGTTATTCTGTGCGCCTGTATTAGTTTCGGCATTTTCAATTTCAGCAAAAACCACAGGGTAGCTTTGCCCAACGACCATCTGACGCTCGTTCATGTTTTCATCTGTTCTTTTAAGCACATAAACCGACCCTGTGCTCAGGTCGCCAACAGATTCGGAACGATACATGGCCAATTGTCCACCATGCTGTCTGGAATCATCGTCTCCAATCAAAATAATGGTTTCATCGTAAGCACTCGCAGGTAATGGCACGGCATTTTCGGCATTCCATCGGCCCAGGGCAGGCAGGTGTTTTGCAATGTTGGCATCTGCGGCATTAGCAAAAGGATCGATGCCTTGCACCTGCGATTCTACACCACTTTCTCCAGCCGTCAGAAACAAAGGGCCGAAGCCATGCTCCTGAAGGGTGGCCATAGTGGCAGAGCAGCGGCGGGTACCAGAACCATCTGAATTCAGGATGTACTCCCCCTGAATAGGTTTGAAGGTGTCGTCAAGGATGATTCTTGAAACGGCGTAATTGTCTTCATTGTTAATCAACAAAGCGTAGCCGTCGGTCATAGGTGCCAAGCCGAGGCCATCAGCCGATCCGCCAAAGGTGAAGGCAGGGCTGTTGATAAATTTGTCTTCACTCGAGAGCAGGGAGTAAACCTCCACATCGGTGAAGCCTTCTTTGGCCATGATGAGTGCTGGGGTTTTAGAAAAGTTTTCGAATTGAATGGCCATCGGTGCGTCTGCACCATCGCTACCATCAATGCCGTCGGTGCCATCGACTCCGTTTTCACCATCGATTCCGTTAGTTCCTGCAGGGCCCATAGGTCCTTCGCATGCACAGAAGCTCATCGCCGCAGCGATTGTCAATAAGTAGATTCTCTTCAACATAATTGTTGTCAGTTGATGTTGGTTAATGTTTGTATGTCGAAGTTAGAAAAGCAATATTTCCTTGATTTTAAGTGAAGTTCAAACTTTATATGTGAGATAGGATCCAATATGCTGTCAATGTTATGTGTATCATCAGCATGCCGTTGCACCATTAAAACAGCAGGGATTATGGGAGAGATTAGGGCGAAAAAAAGGGTGGTGACACAAATAAATACCAATGTTTATTTGTGAGTGTGGTGTAAATTTCGAGTCTGTTTTTAGTGCGTGCCAGCCACGGCAGGCCTCCTTGTTTCGGATAAAGCAGATTCATTACATTTCCCAAAAAATCTGTATCTTTAAACTTGAATGTAAAAATGGATTACCCCATGAGCAAAAGACAAGCATTACCGATCGGTGTACAGACATTTGAGAAACTTAGAGAACCTAATCAGGATTTTCTTTATGTTGATAAAACGGAGTACGTTTTTGAAATGGCCAAAAGTTATGGTTATTACTTTTTGTCACGTCCCCGTCGTTTCGGAAAATCCATGCTTTGCTCCACCTTTGAAGCGCTTTTTGAAGGAAAGCAGGAGCTGTTTGAGGGGCTTTATATTCATGATAAATGGGATTGGTCGCAAAGTTATCCTGTGATTCGGATTGATCTGAGTGGAATCAATTATGAGAATCTTGAGTCAGTAAAAGATCAACTTGGGAATTCATTATTAAGAACCTGCCTAAAGCATAACATTCCATTCGAAGACCTAAAACAAAATGGTTTGGGGCCCAAATTTGGTGAATTGATCGAAAAATTACACCAAAAATATGAAAGCAAAATTGTAATCCTCATCGACGAATACGACAAACCCGTGCAGGATACCCTGTCCAGTGATGATCAATTAGCGGCTAAATCTTTAGATGTTTTGCGGGGTTTTTATTCGGCGATCAAAGCGTCGGATCAATATATTCGGTTCTGCTTCATGACAGGCATTACCAAATTCACGGGTGTTGGACTGTTCAGTGGGGCAAATAATTTTGAAGATATTACCCTTGACGGTCAATACGCATCTATTTGTGGTTTTACCCAAAATGAATTGGAAACCTGTTTTGGGAGCTATTTTGATGATGTTGATATGGAGGAGGTGAAGGCTTGGTATAATGGCTATAACTACCTTGGCGACAAGGTATACAATCCTTTTGATATCTTATTGTTCCTGAAGAAAAAAGCAGACTTTGATAACTATTGGTGGGATTCGGGACAGCCTAATTTTTTGGTTAAAATGTTCGAGAAGGGTGTGTATGAGACCTATGAGCTTGATAACCTCGAGCTTTCAGCCCAAGAGCTGAAACAGTTTTCATTGACCAATCTGAACTTGGCTTCTTTACTTTGGCAGGCGGGCTATTTGACCATTACTAAGGTGATTCAAGAACCTTACGGTGGGAAAAGCTATGTGCTCAGCACTCCAAACCGAGAGGTTCAAATGACATTAAACATGCTTTTTCTGGTAAGCCTGACGGCTGTGGAATCCAACCGATTGCTGAAAAGAAATGACGCCATAAGAAGTTTATACAAAAATGATTTGACCCGATTTGAAGCAAGTGTTCGGGCCATGTTTTCAGCTATTCCATTCAACAACTACGTGCAAAGCAACATCCAAAAATATGAAGGCTACTACGCCTCAGTGATGTTTAGCTTTTTGGCCGGGCTTGGGCTTAAATGCCGTACTGAAGAATCCACCTCCAAAGGACGTATTGATATGGTCATGGAAACACCAACACACATCTATGTGGTCGAATTTAAGGTGAATGCGCCAAAGCCTAAAGGCAAAGAGCAGGGGGAAGCGATTCAGCAAATCCATCAGCAAAAATACTATGCGCCCTATTTAAATGATGGTCGAAAAATCATTTTGATCGGAATGCATTTCAATGAGCAGGAGCGTAATTTGGATTGGTTTGAGGTGGATGATGTCGTGGAGGGGTGATGCTGTAAAGGGGGCATTCATTAAAAAAATGACCTGTCTATTTTTCTAACGGACATAAGAGCATCAAACGCACTGGAGTGGGTTCAACCCTTCGACCATCGAAAATCGACCGAATTGATGGCCTATTTAGAGCTGTTGCACAATGATGCTTGTATTTACTACACCTAATTCACACATGTCTGTTACGAAACGGCCTTTCCTACCTCATATGCTGAAGAGTCGTTCTGTATTAGCTTTGGGTTTTATACCGATGTGAAGTATTGAAATTTGGTGGTAAATGATCCATTGACCATTGTGCCGCAGCCCTACTTTTTAAAGGTCATTTTTAGGCGAAAACCAGCGACATTACATGTTGGCTTCGTCGATATTTTGCTTCAGCCATATCGCCAAACGGTTTGCTGCAGCATAAGCGCGCTGATAAGCAACTTTTTTGGCCGTCTTGCCATAATCCACGGGAAGCACTGCTGCACCTTCGGCAGTTCTGCTTGCAGGCAGTTGATTGTTCCAGTAGGCGTATTTCACGGCGCAATTGAAACTTTCTGTTTGCCACTGCACAGGGTTCATATTACCTGATGGGCGTTGGCCTTCCATATCTTTTTTGATTTTCAGGGCGGTCTGAATGGCCTTTTGCTGATTTTGACTTCGGCCTAATAGCTGGTCCCAGTAGGAATGCAAACGGTAGGATGTCTTATTGGTCGCCTTGGTTTTAATGTAAAAATCATTGCCGCCTTTATCGCCACTGGCGCTTTGTGCAAACGGCCCCTGATAGTTACTTGCGGCATGCAAAGGCTGGTGAATATCCTCTACCAGGTGCGACATCCAGCAAACGGCAATGGCTTTGTCGTTAAGGTTGCTCGAATGCACCTGTTTTTTGGCATATTCAATGCCATTATAAATGTCTTTCCCTTTTTTAGGACGGTAATGGGCATCATGACCATGAATGAAATCCACACGGCCATTGGTGTAGTGCCAAAAACTGTTGGTGGTCCCTTGGTAGGGGAAATTTTTCATCTTGATATCATCAGGCCACTTGGAGGCGCACATGAACATAAATTCATCTTCAGGTATGCCTGCACCATATTGGTCGAACCATTTTTTCCATTCTGCATGGTTGGGGTGATGGTTCAGAATGATGGATACTTTTTTTTGAGTGGAAGGGGATAGTTGTTGCCAGCACAGGGAGGCAATGACCATGTGCCCTTGCTTGCTCCAGGCAAAAGTGCTGCTGATACTTCCAATGACCAACAACAGGCACAGGGTGCAAACTTTGAGTAGGTTTTTCAAAAGACTAATTTTGTGATATTAAATAAAGTAAAAATGATGCTTATCGGGCTTCTCGTTTTACAACACGCGCGTACAGCCTCTCAGAGGGATTTTTACGCACGGAGGGAAAAGGAAAGCCATTGAATTTAATTATTCTCTTTATCATCAAAATTAGCACCAAATTCCATTTTTGGTCTGCTGTTTGCAATATAGTTTTAGTGCTTTGCGAAGATAGCAATCAAGGAGTTGTTTTTTTTGAGTGCTTTAGAAATTTAATAATTTAATAGGGTCGTTTTAACGATGACAAGCGGGGAGAGAATAATCATGGGATGCCAGGAATACAATAGCTTGGATATGCTGGAGGGAGGAATGAATGATGCCCTCAGTTTATTGCGGGAGCAGCTGTTGCGCTCCTTTGGAGATAATGGTCAGGTGATACTGGAAACGGTTGAATTGAACATCAGGCAATTGTTGTTTGGTGCACGGGATTTTGAAGTGCATTTGATCGCTCTATATGAGCAGATGCGGAAGATGGCAATTTGCGCATTGTTTCCCATTTCAAACCCTGATACCGCCTTTACTTTTGGGAATACCATGATCCTGCTGGCGAATAATAAGCTGAAAACGATTGTTTATAGTATCGATGGTATGGAGGATATGGAGGATATTCAGGCCAAAACAGGGCAGATCGTGGATGCACTCTTTAAAGTATTCGTTTGCGCAACCATGGATCAAGCTGATATGAAATCAGAAGAGGATTTGCAGCACGCCTCACAAATGGCACAGTATTTCATCGCTTATTTCGGCGGATAAAAGAGCTCAATGCGCTGCCGCACATAATACTGAACCTTGATCATCTTCATTTTTAATTTTTACATGCCCTTTTGCACAAAATATGCACGCGGCATGAAGGGGTTATTTTGCCTTTTGCTGAACACCTGTTCATTTTTTTAGCAATAAATTCAGAAATCATTCCTTTTTCAGGCCTTTTAAATGACTTGCCCCCTGACTTTGGCGGCAAGTATTCCGCAGGCCTTTTCCAAGCGGACACTCGCGGTTTTTGTCCTATCTTTCAGAGGATTGATAGGGTTTAAACATTAAATTATAGGGTGTGTTTGTCTGAAATCGCCATGTGATTGTTTTTTTTGAAGAAATAACAGCCGTGTTATCTTTTTGTTATTATCGCCTATATAAATGGTTTATTGTATGGGATTTTAATTATTCAAGCTATTTTTGGAGGCGTTTGGTAAGGAAAACATGATTTTAATGTGAAAATGCTTGGAATAGTGGGCATTTGTTGGCAATTATGTTGATCGATAGACTTGAGTCGTAATGCAACGATTTGATGATCTATTGTAAAATAGTTAGATGGTTTACTTGTTAATCATCAAAGCTGATTGCAGTGTGGGGTTTGTTAAACAATCATTTTCTATTACTTTTCAGCTATAATCTATATGAGGAGTGTCACCTTTATGATAATTTTTTTAATGATCTTAAGGGGGGGTATGCTTAATGGATTGTACTATCTTTGAAGAACTAATTTTCAACAATAACTTGTATTCAGTTTATGAAGGCGGTGAGTGTGCTTGATGAAGTCAGACAAAAACTTGGAAAGTCTTATGATGACCTTTCGTTTTTATTAGAAGCCCTTAAAGAGGTTTTAATCGAAAACGGAGAGTCCGAGATTGCCAATCAAATTCCGTGGATCAACGATGTTCCACCATTTAACGAAAAGAAATTCCAGAACCAGCACGTACAGTTGTATTCTATCATTTTCAACTTAGTGAATATGGTAGAGGTGAACGGTGCGGTGCAAAATCGTCGTCAGATTGAGAACGAATCTCTTGCAGGCGTAAACGGCTTGTGGGCGAGTAACTTCGAAAAACTGAAAGGCGCCAATATCACTGAAGATGATATTTTGGAGCATCTTTCAGATATTTGTGTTGAGCCTGTATTAACAGCTCACCCAACGGAGGCGAAAAGACATACTGTTCTTGAGCATCACCGTGAATTGTATCTTTTGTTGGTAAAGCGTGAGAACAATATGTTCTCCAAGTTTGAGCAACAGGAGATCCGTAATGAAATTAAATTGGCGTTGTATCGCCTATGGAAAACAGGGGAAATTTACCGCGAAAAACCAGATGTAAAGTCTGAGTTGAGTAATATCCTTTATTATATGACCAATGTATTCCCTGAGGTAGTGCCGATTATGGACAACCGCATGCGTCAGGCATGGGAAGCATCGGGCTTTAGTGCAAGTTCTCTGGAGGATTACCGCCGTTGGCCACAACTTAAGTTTGGTAACTGGGTAGGTGGCGACCGTGATGGTCACCCATTGGTAACTGCTGAGGTTACTGCTTATGCTTTGGAGCAATTGCGCTTGAATGCATTTGTTGTGCTTCGTCGCCGTATGGTGAAGTTGCTGAAGCACCTGAGTTTTGCCATGGATTTTGAGCAGGCAACTTGGGAAATGCGCAAGCGTATGCAGGAAATGATCCTTGAGGTTGGCCCTGCAGGAAAAGAATATTTTGAGCGTAACCAAGGCGAAGTTTTCCGTCAGTACATGAACTTGTGTATGGCGAAATTGCCTGTTGATCTTCAGCGTGGCCACGCAGTGGCTTACCATGAGTCAAAAGGGTCTTACAAAAAAGCGTCAGAATTGTTGGCGGATTTAGAGATCCTTCAGCAAGGATTGGTAGAGTACGGGGCAAAAGGAATTGCCTACCAGGAGGTATTTGAAGTACTTCGTATGGTAGATATTTTCGGTTTCCACTTGGCTCGTGTTGATGTTCGTCAGAACTCAGAATTCCATGAAAAAGCCTTGGCTGAATTGATGGAGTCTGCAGGTTTGGATGCTGAAGCTTATTTGTCAGCAAATGAGGAAGGTCGTTTGGCATTCTTGAACAAAGAATTGGAAAGCAACCGTCCGTTTGCAACAGGTAACGCTGAGCTTGGACCACACGCCCGTGCGGTAATCGATGCTTACACCGTAATCTCTAACCATATTACAAAATATGGCCACAAGGGTATCGGTTCATTCATCATTTCCATGACCCGTTCGGTATCCGATCTATTGACCGTATTCGTCTTGGCTCGTGAAGCAGGATTGACGCGTAAGGTGAATGGCGAAGTGGTTTGTGAAGTGCCAGTAGCGCCACTTTTGGAAACCATCGAAGATTTGGCGGAAGGGCCAAAAATTCTTCAGGGCTTCTTGAATCACCCATTTACAAAACGTTCTTTGGCTTATCATCAAAAACTCAACGAGGCGAACCGTCCGTTGCAGATGGTGATGGTAGGTTACTCAGATTCGAACAAAGATGGTGGTATTTTGGCCAGCCAGTGGAACATCTTCCAGGCACAGCATTTGCTTGCTGAGGTAGGTGCAGAAAATGGTGTTCAGATCGAATTTTTCCATGGTAAAGGAGGTTCAATTTCTCGTGGTGCGGGACCAACGCATTACTTTGTAGATGCACTTCCTCATGGTTCTGTAGATGGACATGTCCGCCTGACAGAGCAAGGAGAAACCATTGAGTTGAAATATGCCAACAAAGTGAATGCTTCTTATAATATGGAAGTGTTGCTGGCAAGCACAATGAGCAAAACGATCATGGATCGTTTCTCGAAAAAGCAAAAATTAGCGCACCCATTGGAGCCATTGTTGGCACGTTTGTCTGAAGAGGCAAAGAAACCATATACGGCTTTGTTGCATGGGGAAGGATTTATTGATTATTTCCGTTCTGCAACGCCAATTGATGTGATTGAAAGCAGTAAAATTGGTTCTCGTCCTTCGCGCCGTACAGGAGCAAAAACGTTGAACGATTTGCGTGCTATTCCATGGGTATTCTCTTGGTCGCAATCACGTTACCACATGACCTCATGGTTTGGTTTGGGAACAACAATGGAGCAATTGAAGCAAAATGAGCCTAAGGAATATGCCAAATTCAAGAAGGCGATTTCTACGGATCCATTCTTGCGCTACGTATTGACCAACGTTGATACTTCTATTGCCGCAACCGACCGCAGCATGATGGAAGCTTATGCTTCTTTGGTGCAGGATGATAAAATCCGCAAGTCTTTCCTTGACAGATTCACGGGTGAGTATGAGAAAACAAAGTCGATTTTGGCCGACTTGTTGGATCGTAAAATTCAGGACCGTCGTAAAGGACACTACTACTCTAACCGCCTTCGTGCATCGATCATGAACGATCTGCACCGCAAGCAAATTGTTTTGCTGAAGAAATGGCGTGGTGAGAAACTTGATGGTGCCGATGAGAAGTCTGAAAAGACCTTGGAAGAATTGTTATTGACAATTAACGCAATTGCTGGAGCCAACCGTAACACTGGTTGATACACCGCAATAAGCTAAGTGCATATAATAAAGGCACCCTTCGTCATGAGGGGTGCCTTTTTTTATCTTTATCATTTTCTGATCTTTTTACCTGCAAATTAATTTCGGTATGGAATTACCCGATTTGGTATTGGCAGTGTTGCCTCAGGCGTGGGCAAGGATTAAAAAATACAGTGTGCACGATTTATACCTTGAGCCAATAGTTGATTCTCGAGCGGGGATAAGTGCAGCAACCTTTGAATACAGAACGGATCATCTGTAGACCCTAAAAAAATCAGGGTGTTTTTACAGGTCGTGGCATTTCGTCAGTGGAAAATATAGCCTCATCAATTATTGTTCAGCAGCATTAAATCCCCAAAGTTGGGTGGCCTTACCCGTGTTGTTGAGAGGGCCCCGCCACGTAATGGTTATTCTCGAACCATCAGTTGCAATCATCAGCAATCATCAGCAAAAATTCAAAAACGGTTAACTGGCTTGTTGTTCCGCTTCGTATTGTCGGGCATTTTCTTCTACCCGCTCCCTGGTCAGCTTCCATCGCTTGTGCGTCCAGAGCCAATATTGAGGATTGGCCAAAATATCTTTTTCAAGCATTCGGGTATGTTTTTCGGTAATCTCTCCGTAAGGTGTCGCCTGAGCATCTTCGCAGATCAGCTCTGCATCAAAAATATAGTGCCCTCTTTTGAGCTTACGAACGTGCATATAACAAACGGCATGATCATATTCTTTGGCATATTTCTCGGTACCGAACATCACGGGCGTGTCTTGGTTCAGGAATTTTGTGAAATATGCCTGACGAGTGTGATAGGGTGGACATTGGTCGGCACCAAAACCACTGACGGTCGGTTGCCCTTTATGGGACTCAAACATCGCCTTGACCTGCTTTTTCGGGAACATTTTTAAACCGAAATGTTGCCTGCTCTTCAGGAATTTCTGATCGAGGAATTTATTCGACAGCGGAGCGTAAAGCCCA from Persicobacter psychrovividus includes the following:
- a CDS encoding 4'-phosphopantetheinyl transferase family protein; this translates as MNQIQQLQLSNQQGRVEATAYCLRGALSDQPKEDDYLSSEEHAIAQQLPANRQATFRLGRFLLKTIATRIFNIPMAEVTISKGTFEQPILKHPELLDYSCSITHSADQVMVLLFPRSHPMAVDMEYISQPEERIQAIETQLTYQEKQQCCLLNIPHSHLLLWSAKEALSKCLGTGLMVPFTLLETVQLAQKNEQTTMEFKNFGQYRAISLQGQEYLITICYPANHRLHGWAN
- a CDS encoding cytochrome-c peroxidase, producing the protein MKKLFFLLLLPVMACQTLPEMATINQQQADHFLNKVHALQQSPMQQDSLQSRFFEARLAFKSFELWPNYYLPEAVKKVNGPVLPKVDEHDANRKTLHPTGFQVVEEYLFPFHPADSSIVREKINELYSYAQGLCRQAKYIQFTEAHFFQAFREQILTYTALGLSNFDSPVAKHSHQEMIASLEGVKPYLHHFHLQSTTIYYINALQRALRIDGYSSYHLIKKYFIPLERSLNNLRKTNQVKALSFNQMMPPWEQSLFKLQQFNPHYFSLHPLKRKIPASAELGEQLFFDPQLSGNGQRSCASCHQTNHAFASTKARDLAIGQQKPLPRNTPSLNYAAFQSLQFWDGRAGKLEDQIRQVISNPEEMNSSLAMVSEKLNTQASYQKYFEEAFGPTPSISPLQIQTALADYIRSIPVGQSAFDQMLFSKLPDNPQVAHGFDLFMGKAQCGTCHFFPLFNGTVPPHFTETETEVLGITATENFREPTLDPDAGKYHLYQADLHLFAFKTPTVRNSALTAPYMHNGAFSSLEKVLEFYDAGGGAGLGLNIPHQTLPADSLHLSQNEKDALIAFLAALNDQPAEQQGLIPFVTMEAEQD
- a CDS encoding ATP-binding protein, which encodes MSKRQALPIGVQTFEKLREPNQDFLYVDKTEYVFEMAKSYGYYFLSRPRRFGKSMLCSTFEALFEGKQELFEGLYIHDKWDWSQSYPVIRIDLSGINYENLESVKDQLGNSLLRTCLKHNIPFEDLKQNGLGPKFGELIEKLHQKYESKIVILIDEYDKPVQDTLSSDDQLAAKSLDVLRGFYSAIKASDQYIRFCFMTGITKFTGVGLFSGANNFEDITLDGQYASICGFTQNELETCFGSYFDDVDMEEVKAWYNGYNYLGDKVYNPFDILLFLKKKADFDNYWWDSGQPNFLVKMFEKGVYETYELDNLELSAQELKQFSLTNLNLASLLWQAGYLTITKVIQEPYGGKSYVLSTPNREVQMTLNMLFLVSLTAVESNRLLKRNDAIRSLYKNDLTRFEASVRAMFSAIPFNNYVQSNIQKYEGYYASVMFSFLAGLGLKCRTEESTSKGRIDMVMETPTHIYVVEFKVNAPKPKGKEQGEAIQQIHQQKYYAPYLNDGRKIILIGMHFNEQERNLDWFEVDDVVEG
- a CDS encoding S1/P1 nuclease, which translates into the protein MKNLLKVCTLCLLLVIGSISSTFAWSKQGHMVIASLCWQQLSPSTQKKVSIILNHHPNHAEWKKWFDQYGAGIPEDEFMFMCASKWPDDIKMKNFPYQGTTNSFWHYTNGRVDFIHGHDAHYRPKKGKDIYNGIEYAKKQVHSSNLNDKAIAVCWMSHLVEDIHQPLHAASNYQGPFAQSASGDKGGNDFYIKTKATNKTSYRLHSYWDQLLGRSQNQQKAIQTALKIKKDMEGQRPSGNMNPVQWQTESFNCAVKYAYWNNQLPASRTAEGAAVLPVDYGKTAKKVAYQRAYAAANRLAIWLKQNIDEANM